A genomic region of Streptomyces rimosus contains the following coding sequences:
- a CDS encoding transcriptional regulator, with the protein MSTPSGFDELIHPSTRLSVVALLAATEWADFPFIRDSLSLSDSALSKQLHTLEEAEYLEIQKEGGGRKRRTKVRLTDRGRSAFEGHVAALRAIVEGATKSPPPGSTSASGSEKLSDRAKSGAGGRSGAVGTESAPTRTEARR; encoded by the coding sequence GTGAGCACCCCCTCCGGATTCGACGAACTGATCCACCCGTCCACGCGGCTCTCGGTGGTCGCCCTGCTCGCCGCCACCGAATGGGCCGACTTTCCCTTCATCCGGGACAGCCTCTCGCTCAGTGACTCGGCGCTCTCCAAGCAGCTTCACACGCTGGAGGAAGCCGAGTATCTGGAAATCCAGAAGGAGGGCGGCGGGCGCAAGCGCCGCACGAAGGTCCGGCTCACCGACCGGGGCAGGAGTGCGTTCGAGGGGCACGTGGCGGCCCTGCGCGCGATCGTCGAAGGCGCCACCAAGAGCCCGCCCCCGGGCAGCACGTCGGCGTCCGGGTCCGAGAAGCTCTCGGACCGCGCGAAATCCGGAGCGGGTGGGCGTAGCGGTGCCGTGGGGACGGAATCCGCTCCGACGCGTACGGAGGCCCGCCGGTGA
- the yczR gene encoding MocR-like transcription factor YczR: MAHTKRTRPAHRAGRTDRTLGSRQLAALLPDPAEARPAYRHLAQAISALILDGRIALHVRLPAERELATALNTSRATVTAVYDLLRESGYAHSRQGSGTWTALPEGRAPRGVARLLGPHDTAIDLARAAPNLSRQTLTDALARVSPQLAEHVDTPGYHPYGLPELRAAIAERFTRRGLATVPEQILVTSGAQHALTLVLGLLARPGDRIMVENPSYPNALEAIRRARLRTVPVPVTDTGWDTGTIEAALRHAAPRLAYLIPDFHNPTGCLMPESQRARTLRAAQRSGTWLVIDETLTELALDVPAPPPFACHAAPGGTGQVIVTGSMSKTHWAGLRIGWLRAPARLVTELAGQRVATDMGGSVLDQLLALDLLDRSEELLPQRLEQSRRQRAALTSALAEHLPQWTWHLPPGGLSLWVDLGEPVAAALAERALDYGVRIEGGAYFATDPGIFEQRLRIPYTTPPETLREAVHRMAATLADGLTSSSTGRRPHWIA, translated from the coding sequence ATGGCGCATACGAAACGGACCCGGCCCGCGCACCGGGCCGGGCGCACGGACCGAACCCTGGGAAGCCGGCAGCTGGCCGCGCTGCTGCCCGATCCGGCGGAGGCCCGCCCCGCCTACCGTCACCTGGCCCAGGCGATCAGCGCACTGATCCTGGACGGACGCATCGCCCTGCACGTCAGGCTCCCCGCCGAACGGGAGCTGGCCACGGCCCTGAACACCAGCCGCGCCACCGTCACCGCCGTCTACGACCTGCTGCGCGAGAGCGGTTACGCGCACAGCCGCCAAGGTTCCGGCACCTGGACCGCCCTCCCCGAAGGCCGGGCACCCCGGGGCGTCGCGCGGCTCCTCGGCCCGCACGACACCGCGATCGACCTGGCCAGGGCCGCACCCAACCTCTCCCGGCAGACGCTCACCGACGCCCTCGCCCGCGTCTCCCCGCAACTGGCCGAACACGTCGACACCCCCGGCTACCACCCCTACGGCCTGCCGGAACTGCGCGCCGCCATCGCCGAACGCTTCACCCGGCGAGGCCTGGCCACCGTGCCCGAACAGATCCTGGTGACCTCCGGGGCGCAGCACGCGCTCACCCTCGTCCTCGGGCTGCTGGCACGGCCCGGCGACCGGATCATGGTCGAGAACCCGTCCTACCCGAACGCCCTGGAGGCCATCCGGCGCGCCCGGCTGCGCACCGTGCCGGTCCCCGTGACCGACACCGGCTGGGACACCGGGACCATCGAGGCGGCCCTGCGCCACGCGGCGCCCCGACTGGCCTACCTGATCCCCGACTTCCACAACCCCACCGGCTGCCTGATGCCCGAGTCGCAGCGCGCCCGCACCCTGCGCGCCGCGCAGCGCTCCGGCACCTGGCTGGTCATCGACGAGACCCTGACCGAACTCGCCCTCGACGTACCCGCCCCGCCGCCCTTCGCCTGCCACGCCGCGCCGGGCGGCACCGGCCAGGTCATCGTCACCGGCTCGATGAGCAAGACCCACTGGGCGGGCCTGCGCATCGGCTGGTTGCGCGCCCCGGCCCGGCTCGTCACCGAACTCGCCGGTCAGCGGGTCGCCACCGACATGGGCGGCTCGGTCCTGGACCAGCTCCTGGCCCTCGACCTGCTGGACCGCTCCGAGGAACTGCTGCCCCAGCGCCTGGAACAGTCGCGTCGTCAGCGTGCCGCCCTGACCTCCGCGTTGGCCGAACACCTCCCGCAATGGACCTGGCATCTGCCGCCCGGCGGTCTGTCCCTCTGGGTGGACCTGGGCGAGCCTGTCGCCGCCGCGCTGGCGGAGCGGGCGCTCGACTACGGGGTACGGATCGAAGGGGGCGCCTACTTCGCCACCGACCCGGGCATCTTCGAGCAGCGCCTCCGCATCCCCTACACGACCCCGCCCGAGACCCTCCGCGAAGCCGTGCACCGCATGGCCGCCACCCTCGCCGACGGCCTGACCTCCTCGTCCACGGGCCGCCGCCCGCACTGGATCGCCTGA
- a CDS encoding ABC transporter ATP-binding protein, producing the protein MSYGSRDVLQGVDLDIHRGEIFALLGPNGAGKTTTVEILEGFRRRSSGEVRVLGTDPLRGDDAWRGRLGLVLQSWRDHARWRVGELLGHFAAYYPDPRDPVALLELVGLTGQADQQVSRLSGGQRRRLDVALGIVGRPELLFLDEPTTGFDPEARHDFHVLVEKLARDEGVTVLLTTHDLIEAERLADRIAVLVDGRIRVCGSPAELARQAAARAEVRWTAEDGTPRRERTDDPSQLVWELHREAGGPIADLEVRRPTLEDTYLHMVNAENRHAHPAHAHPAHARNREDEAA; encoded by the coding sequence ATGTCCTACGGCTCCAGAGACGTGCTCCAGGGCGTCGACCTGGACATCCACCGCGGCGAGATCTTCGCCCTGCTCGGCCCGAACGGTGCGGGGAAGACCACCACCGTCGAAATCCTCGAAGGGTTCCGCCGGCGCTCGTCCGGCGAGGTCCGCGTCCTCGGCACGGACCCGTTGCGCGGCGACGACGCGTGGCGCGGACGGCTCGGCCTCGTCCTGCAGTCCTGGCGCGACCACGCCAGATGGCGGGTCGGCGAACTCCTGGGCCACTTCGCCGCGTACTACCCCGACCCGCGCGACCCCGTCGCGCTGCTCGAACTCGTCGGCCTGACCGGCCAGGCGGACCAGCAGGTGAGCCGGCTCTCCGGCGGCCAGCGCCGCCGCCTCGACGTCGCCCTCGGCATCGTCGGCCGCCCCGAACTCCTCTTCCTCGACGAGCCCACCACCGGCTTCGACCCGGAGGCGCGCCACGACTTCCACGTCCTGGTCGAGAAACTGGCCCGCGACGAAGGCGTCACGGTCCTGCTCACCACCCACGACCTGATCGAGGCCGAGCGCCTCGCCGACCGTATCGCCGTGCTGGTCGACGGCCGAATACGGGTCTGCGGCAGCCCGGCCGAACTGGCCCGCCAGGCCGCGGCGCGCGCGGAGGTGCGCTGGACGGCCGAGGACGGGACACCGCGCCGGGAACGTACCGACGACCCCTCCCAGCTGGTGTGGGAACTGCACCGCGAAGCCGGGGGACCGATAGCCGACCTGGAGGTGCGCCGCCCGACGCTGGAGGACACCTACCTGCACATGGTCAACGCCGAGAACCGACACGCACACCCGGCGCACGCACACCCGGCACACGCACGCAACCGAGAGGACGAGGCCGCATGA
- the yczE gene encoding membrane protein YczE: MRQGHPEEVLYECAERRGYEKGAAVGNRAPLPAASRTGPPEPPSRLPPLTCLPLTERPLWRLPQLFIGLALYGFSLSLMVRASLGVNPWSVLYDGLARRTPLSFGMISAVVGVLVLLLWVPLRQRPTFGTFANVVVLACSSDLGLRLLPQHFGLPARVGLLTGGVLFNGLAVAVYVGARFGPGPRDGLMTGAAATTGRSLRAVRTLIEVVVLAVGWGLGGSVGAGTVLYAFAVGPVTQFFVPWFACRSAAERRSPPPRRCYGARRRIHRFSVRG, from the coding sequence ATGCGGCAGGGACACCCGGAAGAGGTCCTGTACGAGTGCGCGGAACGGCGCGGTTACGAGAAGGGAGCAGCCGTCGGAAACCGGGCGCCCCTGCCCGCCGCATCGCGGACCGGCCCGCCGGAGCCTCCCTCCCGGCTGCCGCCGCTCACCTGCCTCCCCCTCACCGAGCGCCCCCTGTGGCGCCTGCCCCAGCTGTTCATCGGCCTCGCCCTCTACGGGTTCAGCCTTTCGCTCATGGTGCGGGCTTCGCTGGGCGTCAATCCCTGGAGCGTGCTGTACGACGGGCTGGCCCGCCGCACGCCGCTGAGCTTCGGCATGATCAGTGCCGTCGTGGGCGTCCTCGTGCTGTTGCTGTGGGTTCCGCTCCGGCAGCGGCCGACGTTCGGCACCTTCGCCAATGTCGTCGTGCTGGCGTGCTCGTCCGACCTCGGCCTTCGGCTCCTGCCCCAGCACTTCGGGCTGCCCGCGCGGGTCGGGCTGCTCACGGGCGGTGTCCTCTTCAACGGTCTGGCCGTCGCCGTCTACGTGGGCGCGCGTTTCGGTCCCGGCCCCCGGGACGGCTTGATGACCGGAGCGGCCGCCACGACCGGGCGCTCCCTCCGGGCCGTCCGTACGCTGATCGAGGTCGTCGTGCTGGCCGTGGGGTGGGGGCTCGGCGGGAGCGTGGGGGCCGGGACCGTGCTGTACGCGTTCGCGGTCGGCCCGGTGACCCAGTTCTTCGTGCCCTGGTTCGCGTGCCGGAGCGCCGCCGAGCGGCGGAGTCCGCCGCCCCGGAGGTGTTACGGCGCCCGTCGGCGGATACATCGGTTCTCCGTACGTGGATGA